The proteins below are encoded in one region of Halichoerus grypus chromosome X, mHalGry1.hap1.1, whole genome shotgun sequence:
- the BEX3 gene encoding protein BEX3 isoform X1 produces the protein MANIHQENEEMEQPMQNGEEDRPLGGGEGHQPAGNNRRGQARRLAPNFRWAIPNRQVNDGMGGDGDDMEMFMEEMREIRRKLRELQLRNCLRILMGELSNHHDHHDEFCLMP, from the coding sequence atggcAAATATCCACCAGGAAAACGAAGAAATGGAGCAGCCCATGCAGAATGGAGAGGAAGACCGCCctttgggagggggagaaggccaCCAACCTGCAGGAAATAATAGACGGGGACAGGCTCGCCGACTTGCTCCAAATTTCCGATGGGCCATACCCAATAGGCAGGTCAATGATGGGATGGGTGGAGATGGAGATGATATGGAAATGTTCATGGAGGAGATGAGAGAAATCAGGAGAAAACTTAGGGAGCTGCAGTTGAGGAATTGTCTGCGTATCCTGATGGGGGAGCTCTCTAATCACCATGACCATCATGATGAATTTTGCCTTATGCCTTGA
- the TCEAL9 gene encoding transcription elongation factor A protein-like 9, whose translation MKPCQKIEGKPENESEPKLEEEPKPEEKPEEEEEEPEEEEKTEGTFRERLIQSLQEFKEDIHNRHLSKEDMFREVNEIDEIRRVRNKLIVMRWKVNRNHPYPYLM comes from the coding sequence ATGAAACCCTGtcaaaaaattgaaggaaaaccagaaaatgaGAGTGAACCAAAGCTTGAGGAAGAGCCAAAGCCTGAGGAAaagccagaggaggaggaagaagagccagaggaggaggaaaaaacagAAGGAACTTTTAGGGAAAGGCTGATTCAGTCTCTCCAGGAatttaaagaagatatacacaacAGGCATTTAAGCAAGGAGGATATGTTTAGAGAAGTGAATGAAATAGACGAGATAAGGAGAGTAAGAAACAAACTTATAGTCATGCGTTGGAAGGTTAACCGAAACCATCCTTATCCCTATTTAATGTAG
- the BEX3 gene encoding protein BEX3 isoform X2 — protein MEQPMQNGEEDRPLGGGEGHQPAGNNRRGQARRLAPNFRWAIPNRQVNDGMGGDGDDMEMFMEEMREIRRKLRELQLRNCLRILMGELSNHHDHHDEFCLMP, from the coding sequence ATGGAGCAGCCCATGCAGAATGGAGAGGAAGACCGCCctttgggagggggagaaggccaCCAACCTGCAGGAAATAATAGACGGGGACAGGCTCGCCGACTTGCTCCAAATTTCCGATGGGCCATACCCAATAGGCAGGTCAATGATGGGATGGGTGGAGATGGAGATGATATGGAAATGTTCATGGAGGAGATGAGAGAAATCAGGAGAAAACTTAGGGAGCTGCAGTTGAGGAATTGTCTGCGTATCCTGATGGGGGAGCTCTCTAATCACCATGACCATCATGATGAATTTTGCCTTATGCCTTGA